Genomic DNA from Paenibacillus donghaensis:
CAAAGGATGGATGATATGATCTTCATACGTTATGAGAATTGGAAAAGCTATCTGAGATATTATCCGGTGACCAGTCTGCTGCTTCTGGCAAATATAGTCATGTTCATCATAGTGTCGCTGGATGGCGGGTCTACGAACCTCTACACGCTTGTAAAGTATGGTGCAGTGGTGGATGTTGGTCCGGAAAAAGAAGAGGCTTGGCGTTATCTGGCTTCTGTATTCCTTCACAATGGATTTAATCACTTATTCTTCAACAGCTTTTCTCTGCTGGTGTTTGCGCCGCCGCTGGAGCGGTTGCTGGGCTGGTGGAGATACGCGATCCTGTATCTGGGTGGAGGCATTCTGGCCAATGTGCTCTTTATAGCTCTGGGCACTCCGGCTCCCAACACTGCCACGGTATCCGTTGGCGCCTCAGGCGCAATCTACGCCGTATATGGCGCGTTTATGTATATTGCCCTGCTGCAACGTGCAATG
This window encodes:
- a CDS encoding rhomboid family intramembrane serine protease, with translation MIFIRYENWKSYLRYYPVTSLLLLANIVMFIIVSLDGGSTNLYTLVKYGAVVDVGPEKEEAWRYLASVFLHNGFNHLFFNSFSLLVFAPPLERLLGWWRYAILYLGGGILANVLFIALGTPAPNTATVSVGASGAIYAVYGAFMYIALLQRAMMDESSRKTLYGLLVIGIITSFAAAKVNWLAHLGGLAAGFFLYGLIIRIFKSSRRQGR